The Zeimonas sediminis genome window below encodes:
- a CDS encoding M20 aminoacylase family protein translates to MNVRETLATPAGEPEAREAWLGGHPAVAAIRAWHRELTAIRRELHANPELGFEEHFTSELVARQLARWGVDEIHRGIGRTGVVGVIRGRDTHSARTVGLRADMDALPMQEENDFAHRSRKAGCMHGCGHDGHTAMLLGAARYLAKTRDFDGTVHLIFQPGEEGFGGARVMIEDGLFERFPCDAVYAMHNWPGLPPGSIAVRPGPMMAAADRVTITVEGRGGHGAHPYQTIDPVLVAAHIITATQSIVSRNVRPLDSAVVSLCAIEAGHLGAMSVMPREAKIVGTVRTFKPETQDMIEQRLSALASSVAAGFGAQARVDYERIYPATINSRAEALFGQRVAEELVGADNTVTDLEPSMGAEDFSFMLRARPGAYFRIGQGGAEAGRLLHNTVYDFNDEILPLGAALFARLAERSMPLGGSR, encoded by the coding sequence ATGAACGTTCGCGAGACCCTTGCCACGCCTGCCGGCGAACCCGAAGCCCGGGAAGCCTGGCTGGGCGGGCATCCAGCCGTGGCCGCGATCCGCGCGTGGCACCGCGAGCTCACCGCGATCCGCCGCGAGCTGCACGCGAACCCTGAGCTGGGCTTCGAGGAGCACTTCACCTCCGAGCTGGTCGCGCGCCAGCTCGCGCGCTGGGGCGTCGACGAGATCCACCGCGGCATCGGCCGCACCGGCGTGGTCGGCGTGATCCGCGGCCGCGACACGCACAGCGCGCGAACCGTGGGCCTGCGGGCCGACATGGACGCGCTGCCGATGCAGGAGGAGAACGACTTCGCGCACCGCTCGCGCAAGGCCGGCTGCATGCACGGCTGCGGCCACGACGGCCACACCGCGATGCTGCTCGGCGCCGCGCGCTACCTGGCGAAGACCAGGGACTTCGACGGCACCGTGCACCTGATCTTCCAGCCCGGCGAGGAAGGATTCGGCGGCGCGCGGGTGATGATCGAGGACGGCCTGTTCGAGCGCTTTCCGTGCGACGCGGTCTACGCGATGCACAACTGGCCGGGCCTGCCGCCGGGCAGCATCGCGGTGCGGCCCGGCCCGATGATGGCCGCAGCCGATCGGGTCACGATCACCGTCGAGGGCCGCGGCGGCCACGGCGCGCATCCGTACCAGACGATCGACCCGGTGCTGGTCGCCGCGCACATCATCACCGCCACGCAGTCGATCGTGTCTCGCAACGTGCGCCCGCTCGACTCGGCGGTGGTCAGCCTGTGCGCGATCGAGGCCGGTCACCTCGGCGCGATGAGCGTGATGCCGCGCGAGGCGAAGATCGTCGGCACCGTTCGCACCTTCAAGCCCGAGACCCAGGACATGATCGAGCAGCGGCTGTCGGCGCTCGCCTCATCGGTGGCCGCTGGCTTCGGCGCGCAGGCGCGCGTGGACTACGAGCGGATCTACCCGGCCACGATCAACAGCCGCGCCGAGGCACTGTTCGGCCAGCGCGTGGCCGAGGAGCTGGTCGGCGCCGACAACACGGTCACCGATCTCGAGCCGAGCATGGGCGCCGAGGACTTCTCGTTCATGCTCCGGGCCCGGCCGGGCGCCTATTTCCGCATCGGCCAGGGCGGCGCCGAAGCCGGCCGGCTGCTGCACAATACCGTTTACGACTTCAACGACGAGATCCTGCCGCTGGGCGCCGCGTTGTTCGCGCGGCTGGCCGAACGCTCGATGCCGCTCGGCGGGAGTCGCTGA